Part of the Vibrio sp. SCSIO 43137 genome, AGATGAACGAAATGCCGAAGCGGTAATGCGCCTTCTGACCTCGCTGGCCAAGCAACTTAACACGACGCTGCTTCTGGTCACTCACAGTGAAAAAGTGGCGCAACATATGAACGGCTGCATCCGCCTTCAGGGAGGGCAGTTGCATGTTATGGCCCGTAGTTAAAGCGCTACTTGGCCACTACCGTCGTCATCCCCTGCAACTTCTATTGGTTCTGTTTGGCCTGACACTCGGTGTCTCTATCTTTGTCGGTGTAACGGCGATAAACCATCACGCTAAAGAGAGCTATAAAGACGGGGAAAAGTTTTTCTCTAATCCTCTGCCTTACCGGATAACACCTAAGTTTAATGCCAATAAAATTCCGCAGGGTTTCTATATTCAGCTGCGTCGTGATGGTTTTCATCAGTGTGTGCCGTTTGATACGGTGCAGATAGAAACCGAAAAAGGGCAGGATATCTCTCTGGTGGGCATAGATCCTGTTGCTATGATTGAGCTCGGGTTATCAGTCGGTTCAAACCAGCTTTCTCACTTTCAGTTAATGCAGCAGGGCTCGCCGGTTCTGCTAAGTCAGGAGCTGGCATCTCATCTGAGAAAACAGGCCGGTGATCAAATTGAGCTTAAGAATGGCATCTCTCTTGGCCCGGTTATTATCGATAATAACAAGCTGCTGGACGGTACTCTGATTGTTGCCGATATGTCGCTGGTTCGCTCTTTAAAGAGGCAGGGTGGGTTCTCATCTATTGCCTGCGCCAATATGCCGGAACAGAAGCTGAAAAGACTGAAGGGCATGATTCCTAACGGAATGGAGTTCTCTAAAAACTCTAAGGCGGAACTTGAGTCTATTACTCAGGCATTTCATATGAACCTGACGGCTATGGGGATGCTCTCCTTTGTGGTCGGTCTTTTTATCTTCTACCAGGCGATTTCACTCTCTTTTATTCAGCGTCAGCCTATGGTGGGAATTCTGCGTCAGGCTGGTGTTTCAGGCTGGCAACTTGCCAAAGCTCTGATTCTTGAACTGGTAATATTGATTCTATCCGGCTGGATCTACGGCAATGTATTCGGCTTAATGCTGGCCAATAAACTGATGCCGGCCGTATCGACCACGTTATCGGATTTATACAATGCTAACGTAAGCCTTACCATCGACTGGGACTGGATGTCGATGGTGCAGAGCCTTGGAATGGCGGTTTTCGGTACCGTACTGGCCTGTACCTGGCCTATGATTCGTCTGCTGCGCTCTCAGCCTATCCGCCTGACAGCCCGGTTATCTTTGGTTCGTTTTGCCGGGCGAGAGTTCTCATGGCAGGCGTTTGTTGCCTGCGTACTTTGTGTGATTGCTGCTGCTTTGTATCAGGTGTCTGACAGCCCTCAGGTGGGCTTTGTTATTGTGGCGCTTCTGCTGATCAGCGTTGCCCTGTTTATGCCGTTCGTTATCTTCGAGCTGTTTACGGTTTTGTCGTTTTCACTTAAGTGGGTTAAAGCACGCTGGTTCTTTGCCGATGCGGCGGCAAGTATGAGCTTTCGTGGTGTGGCAGTGATGGCCTTTATGTTGGCTATGTCTGCGAACGTTGCGGTAGAAACCTTAGTTGGGAGCTTCCGCGAAACAACAGATAACTGGCTGAATCAAAAGC contains:
- a CDS encoding ABC transporter permease, translated to MLWPVVKALLGHYRRHPLQLLLVLFGLTLGVSIFVGVTAINHHAKESYKDGEKFFSNPLPYRITPKFNANKIPQGFYIQLRRDGFHQCVPFDTVQIETEKGQDISLVGIDPVAMIELGLSVGSNQLSHFQLMQQGSPVLLSQELASHLRKQAGDQIELKNGISLGPVIIDNNKLLDGTLIVADMSLVRSLKRQGGFSSIACANMPEQKLKRLKGMIPNGMEFSKNSKAELESITQAFHMNLTAMGMLSFVVGLFIFYQAISLSFIQRQPMVGILRQAGVSGWQLAKALILELVILILSGWIYGNVFGLMLANKLMPAVSTTLSDLYNANVSLTIDWDWMSMVQSLGMAVFGTVLACTWPMIRLLRSQPIRLTARLSLVRFAGREFSWQAFVACVLCVIAAALYQVSDSPQVGFVIVALLLISVALFMPFVIFELFTVLSFSLKWVKARWFFADAAASMSFRGVAVMAFMLAMSANVAVETLVGSFRETTDNWLNQKLAADMYIYPTSSSVSRISRWLENQPEVDDVWWRWEKDVSTSKGMLEVVSTGQSLAERNAVTVKLAIPNFWYHLNSSRGLMVSESMALKDGIRPGDYIALGSAADSSIANNRPADKWQVVGVYYDYGNPYRQVLLSHNNWMRLFDGKGNVGLGVVLKPDAEHAALTDKLQASFRMSAERIFNNKDIHSQAMRVFDRTFVIADTLGNLTLIIAVCGIFFATIAGEISKQRNIALLRCFGMSGKELVFLSCLQLFVFGVISALVAMPLGLALAQIMVEVVLKESFGWTMHLYVIPWKYFNTFMWAMIALVIAGAIPVVGMVKRTPMKSLRDAL